In the Parasteatoda tepidariorum isolate YZ-2023 chromosome 3, CAS_Ptep_4.0, whole genome shotgun sequence genome, one interval contains:
- the LOC107446842 gene encoding methylcytosine dioxygenase tet3-A isoform X3, translating into MIGYYVKVFGVVSDQFFWSECVVIAAEEALKSGRRGRGDKDRELLKESSENLRNSTGDISGKINGGPQTYLSQSDSQSPSNTTMHLGNQGARNYMDQYQPQGGNNYQPPGMLNNYNSNASYGSYTPQVPLQGHPQQPMFENRVAGSIDGLMEIDGTSTTHRMTNNRLKNLIHNRQNQRDQGQLIPISNPVHDSSFNSPVPLSPVNQQPSFTSPYLPPLNHQEPLQNSLPYTGTSDSSSSLMHLQQLSPNSIEPSKPAIPNNQNVPWPETPSRNTSKTPESTSPLVQKSPVKPSQNGVADVTSEVAANDGNTVVNDIKVKKPDDDTPSNNCALDTSSEKVDRQNSSDNINIETDKTSNTGPVQENKVPANCDNPAERGMLPPPQSPTSIPRYPVPNSSFVPPPYAYRHLAPHQTLASNVPLPQGCMPPPSIPPAPSIVPHSSINGGMPHSGMSMIPNPVSNETNCDESNQPHFLWNTTTSMNTYTNITSTYNSKLSFSNATCMPTFALTSGSNSAQTYASSNSYYNSQQLQQSHLNYSDNITMLPKGGGTSKSYIDSGRIQDSFTQLDTPHNYGHQDLPHIPNSVPPFLNNYSNYAVKSHPGSNCSTPVASGFENQELDSIDRLEKLRTNAKIEPPQCDCLKNKDVLPSEKLPYYTHLGSGSSVSAIRELIECRSGEKGNAIRIEKLLYSGKEGKTSQGCPLAKWVIRRSSPEEKYLTVIRHRPGHTCRTAYIIVAMVAWEGVSQHVADMLYKTVVYKTVNFGIPTQRKCGTNEMRTCACQGLDPESCGASFSFGCSWSMYYNGCKFARSKNARKFKLTEKDEEKELEDKLQNLATDVSQLYRRMAPESFENQTEFEDQASDCRLGIKKGRPFSGVTACIDYCAHSHKDLQNMNNGCTVLVTLTKHRGWEKPEDEQLHVLPLYVIDSTDEFGSKEGQDKKIASGALEVLQKFPVDFRIRTTPLKPCKTRGRKPKDGYSPRKQAIQTAFRQLIASGKLRRIDPPYDRQKALMPSHHLTSSMHCDGFVQPDSSATSKNNFIKNLSDINNRMIAFEHVPKEETACKFYAGKHISHTNTCGDPFYSNYSVYNQAQPSNQMNTLKCNFDNNHNIPISNSYASPVPSNVSSASNNISGVSVHGNIISAPHSTVCSKLPSDTYVTSSVNASNCNQSINTYSSNNNCSSVNHSLTHGTPYPPYYPSNVPQTYIPHSHDPYHSYHSNSQPCDPNHNPYFQNKFLPWYHGQQVGGYVGHNVPLKIPGNYNASSSYNTMRLPHSNNYHNMPYSGKCGTFNYDYCEYSKPEIYNVPEKSTAPENQSNYNNFEAHQNQHFSPLNVNNSSTLTPFSPDGVYALRDMDSKSVNCFTDCKPSINLNAVKKECSEGMQLTNKPVDNQCQRLNQPYDNYNFNAKNYNYHLQQVNFTPGFNNLSDVNCNYPSESNNNGMNAMKEGYERDVKDNFMSPMCDGKDSKLNRPYSDTSEIPHCFPNSQQNNSYQSTQETNHLGVLTSKYSTTNIDDADNLVDSTTLTIEGDEVYEGHSDNEGSFKDAEVGGVAIALTHGSVLFECAKHELHATTAVKKPNRKHPTRISLVFYQHKQLNAGSHGEAEWDEKMKEKRTGGVKNLNVSFDMPQNKKHCLQSEDEIMKDNAPIGLPCTNPTTSWVTVFSLPPLTVGAPYRN; encoded by the exons GCCCGCAATTACATGGATCAATACCAGCCTCAAGGTGGTAATAATTATCAACCTCCAGgcatgttaaataattataattcaaatgcATCTTATGGATCCTATACACCACAAGTGCCACTGCAGGGTCATCCACAACAGCCTATGTTTGAAAACCGAGTTGCTGGTAGTATCGATGGCTTAATGGAAATTGATGGTACAAGTACAACCCACCGTATGACCAATAACCgtctaaaaaatttgattcataatCGACAAAATCAAAGAGATCAAGGCCAGTTGATTCCTATATCTAATCCTGTACATGATTCATCTTTTAATTCTCCTGTTCCTCTGTCTCCTGTGAATCAACAGCCTTCCTTTACATCACCATACCTACCTCCTCTTAATCATCAGGAGCCATTGCAAAACTCCTTGCCATACACAGGAACTTCAGATAGTTCATCATCTCTAATGCATTTGCAGCAGTTGTCACCAAATTCTATTGAACCATCTAAACCTGCTATACCAAATAATCAGAATGTTCCTTGGCCCGAAACTCCCTCCAGGAACACTTCTAAAACACCTGAAAGCACCTCACCATTAGTGCAGAAGTCCCCTGTAAAACCATCACAAAATGGAGTTGCAGATGTGACTTCTGAGGTTGCTGCCAATGATGGAAATACTGTAGTAAATgacattaaagttaaaaaaccaGATGATGACACTCCCAGTAATAATTGTGCCTTAGATACTAGCAGTGAGAAAGTGGATAGGCAGAACAGCTCTGATAATATCAATATAGAAACTGATAAAACATCTAACACTGGACCTGTTCAAGAAAATAAAGTCCCTGCAAATTGTGATAATCCTGCTGAAAGGGGCATGTTACCTCCTCCACAGTCTCCTACCAGTATTCCAAGGTATCCTGTACCCAATTCTAGTTTTGTGCCTCCTCCATATGCATACAGGCACCTTGCACCACATCAGACATTAGCATCCAATGTTCCTTTACCACAAGGATGCATGCCACCGCCGTCTATACCTCCTGCGCCAAGTATTGTGCCACATTCTTCCATCAATGGTGGTATGCCACACAGTGGCATGTCTATGATTCCTAATCCTGTGTCAAATGAAACGAACTGTGATGAGTCCAATCAGCCTCATTTTTTATGGAATACGACCACATCTATGAATACATATACAAATATTACCAGTACATATAATTCTAAACTATCTTTTTCTAATGCAACTTGTATGCCTACTTTCGCGTTAACTAGTGGGAGCAATAGCGCTCAAACATATGCCAGCTCTAACTCTTACTACAATAGTCAGCAACTACAGCaatcacatttaaattattctgataATATCACTATGCTTCCAAAAGGGGGAGGCACTTCCAAGTCATACATAGATAGTGGTCGTATCCAGGACTCGTTCACCCAATTGGACACCCCTCACAATTATGGACATCAAGACCTCCCCCATATACCAAACTCTGTAcctccttttttaaataactattccAACTATGCAGTAAAAAGTCATCCTGGCAGTAATTGCTCAACTCCTGTGGCATCTGGGTTTGAAAATCAAGAATTAGATTCTATTGATCGATtggaaaaattaagaactaatGCAAAAATCGAGCCACCCCAGTGTGATTGCTTAAAGAACAAAGATG tATTACCATCTGAAAAACTTCCATATTATACACACTTAGGAAGTGGTTCTTCTGTTTCTGCTATTAGAGAACTTATTGAATGCAG ATCTGGAGAAAAAGGAAATGCAATCCGAATAGAAAAATTGTTGTATTCTGGAAAAGAAGGCAAAACATCTCAAGGATGTCCCCTGGCCAAATGGGTGATAAGACGCTCTAGTcctgaagaaaaatatctaacagTCATTCGGCATAGGCCAGGACATACCTGTCGAACAGCTTATATTATCGTGGCTATGGTGGCCTGGGAAGGTGTTTCACAACATGTAGCTGATATGTTATACAAAACAGTTGTTTACAAGACTGTGAATTTTGGAATACCAACACAGAGGAAATGTGGAACAAATGAGAT GAGAACTTGTGCTTGTCAAGGCCTAGATCCAGAAAGCTGTGGTGCCTCTTTTTCATTTGGTTGCTCTTGGAGTATGTATTATAATGGTTGCAAGTTTGCTAGAAGTAAAAATGCTCGAAAGTTCAAACTTACTGAGAAAGATGag GAAAAAGAACTAGAagataaacttcaaaatttagcaACTGATGTTTCGCAACTATATAGAAGAATGGCGCCAGAATCTTTTGAAAATcag ACTGAATTTGAAGATCAGGCTTCTGACTGTCGGTTAGGTATCAAAAAGGGCCGTCCTTTCTCAGGAGTAACAGCATGTATAGACTACTGTGCACACTCTCATAAagatttacaaaatatgaataacGGATGCACTGTG ttgGTTACTCTAACAAAGCATAGGGGCTGGGAAAAGCCAGAAGATGAACAACTGCATGTCCTTCCTCTTTATGTGATAGATAGCACAGATGAATTTGGTAGCAAAGAAGGACAAGACAAAAAG aTTGCTTCTGGTGCCCTTGAAGTCCTTCAAAAATTTCCAGTCGACTTCAGAATTCGAACAACCCCCTTAAAACCTTGCAAAACAAGAGGTAGGAAACCAAAAGATGGCTACTCGCCCAGGAAACAGGCAATTCAAACTGCATTTCGACAGCTAATAGCAAGCGGAAAGCTTCGTCGAATCGATCCTCCCTACGATCGCCAGAAGGCATTGATGCCTTCTCACCATTTGACCTCATCTATGCATTGTGATGGTTTTGTTCAGCCAGATAGTAGTGCCACAAGCAAAAACAACTTCATAAAAAACCTTTCTGATATCAATAATAGAATGATTGCTTTTGAACACGTACCAAAAGAGGAAACTGCATGTAAGTTTTATGCTGGAAAGCACATTTCACATACTAACACTTGTGGTGATcctttttatagtaattatagtGTATATAATCAGGCCCAGCCTTCTAACCAAATGAATACTCTAAAgtgtaattttgataataaccACAACATTCCAATATCCAATTCATATGCTTCCCCAGTTCCTTCTAATGTCTCGTCAGCTTCCAATAACATCTCTGGGGTATCTGTGCATGGTAACATAATCAGCGCACCCCATTCAACTGTTTGTTCTAAGTTACCGTCAGACACATACGTTACGTCATCAGTAAATGCTTCAAATTGCAATCAAAGTATCAATACTTACTCATCTAATAACAATTGCTCTTCTGTAAATCATTCTTTAACACATGGTACTCCATATCCGCCTTATTACCCATCAAATGTTCCTCAAACCTATATTCCTCACAGTCATGATCCATATCATTCTTACCATTCAAATTCACAACCGTGTGATCCAAATCACAATCCTTATTTTCAGAACAAGTTCTTACCCTGGTATCATGGTCAGCAAGTTGGTGGATATGTAGGTCACAATGTACCTTTAAAAATTCCAGGAAATTACAATGCTTCAAGCTCTTACAATACTATGAGACTTCCTCATTCCAATAATTATCATAACATGCCTTATTCTGGAAAATGTGGaacttttaattatgattattgtGAGTATTCTAAGCCAGAAATATATAATGTACCTGAAAAATCTACAGCTCCAGAAAAccaaagtaattataataactttGAAGCTCATCAGAATCAACATTTTTCACCATTAAACGTTAATAACTCTTCAACATTGACCCCATTCTCACCTGATGGTGTCTATGCCCTTAGGGACATGGACTCTAAATCTGTTAATTGTTTTACTGATTGCAAGCcatcaataaatttgaatgctGTCAAAAAAGAATGTTCTGAGGGAATGCAACTAACCAATAAACCTGTTGATAATCAATGCCAAAGATTAAACCAACCATATGATAACtacaattttaatgcaaaaaattataattatcatctGCAACAGGTTAATTTTACACCAGGGTTTAACAACCTTTCAGATGTTAATTGCAATTATCCTTCAGAATCCAACAATAATGGGATGAATGCCATGAAAGAAGGGTATGAGAGGGATGTGAAAGACAACTTCATGTCACCCATGTGTGATGGAAAGGATTCCAAATTGAATAGGCCCTATTCGGATACTTCAGAAATACCTCATTGTTTTCCTAATTCgcaacaaaataattcttatcaAAGCACTCAGGAAACTAATCATTTAGGAGTTCTAACCTCAAAATACAGCACAACAAACATTGACGATGCAGACAATTTGGTGGATTCGACCACCCTGACCATCGAGGGTGACGAGGTTTACGAAGGTCATTCCGACAACGAGGGAAGCTTTAAAGATGCTGAAGTGGGTGGTGTTGCAATTGCTTTGACGCATGGATCTGTATTATTTGAATGTGCCAAACACGAACTTCATGCCACAACTGCCGTTAAGAAACCCAATCGTAAACACCCCACTCGTATCAGTTTGGTTTTCTATCAGCATAAGCAATTAAACGCAGGAAGCCACGGTGAAGCTGAATGGGACGAGAAGATGAAAGAAAAGAGGACAGGTGGTGTTAAGAACTTAAATGTTTCATTCGATATGCCCCAGAATAAGAAGCATTGTTTACAAAGTGAGGATGAAATAATGAAAGACAATGCGCCTATTGGGCTGCCATGCACGAATCCCACAACTAGCTGGGTAACAGTGTTCTCTTTACCCCCACTGACTGTTGGTGCTCCCTACaggaattga
- the LOC107446852 gene encoding ras association domain-containing protein 2, which yields MWNCHKCGKPVFFAERKTSLGYEWHPECLRCEECGKRLNPGQHAEHKGVPYCHIPCYSVLFGPTLFGHGSQVEAHTSFGKIENRQGTQVPRSHLEAKLRLYNSYFEGKSGTIQSRERNGRLILEGSLRIFWGVNNVIHLKEDHDDRIPVRRRNSCQFMSEQAPRITSNNKSLTDDEKSALVEKDPNLLNSLLSLPMSDSVPLSEIDLDVKNVENEVVEEAPVSPTHYKTLPAGGLKSLRSDNSHIIHDSTIKDKCGNVVHLRRKPRVQKSKLRRRCSINGHFYNRETSIFTPAHGSVTSVWVTSLVTAPEVINMLLDKFKVVNNPSDFALYIVRDTGERRCIQEHEYPLLVRCMLGPSEDVAKVFIMNKYQAKEVTCEVAQYLNFTETELKMFLHKFNEEEKREAQKITMKYEEKKCRLQCRIDELKEIQETGL from the exons atGTGGAATTGTCATAAATGTGGAAAACCTGTGTTTTTCg ctgAAAGGAAAACATCATTGGGATATGAGTGGCACCCTGAGTGCTTACGTTGCGAAGAATGTGGTAAGAGATTAAATCCTGGACAGCATGCAGAG CACAAAGGTGTTCCATACTGCCACATTCCTTGCTATAGTGTGCTGTTCGGTCCTACTTTATTTGGCCATGGATCCCAAGTTGAAGCTCATAcaagttttggtaaaattgaaaaTCGTCAAGGAACTCAAGTTCCCAG atCTCATTTGGAAGCAAAGCTACGCTTATACAATAGCTATTTTGAAGGAAAGAGTGGAACAATTCAAAGCAGAGAG CGCAATGGTCGTTTAATTTTGGAAGGCTCCTTAAGGATATTCTGGGGCGTAAATAATGTCATCCATCTTAAAGAAGATCATGATGATCGAATTCCTGTTAGAAGACGAAACAGTTGCCAATTCATGTCAGAACAGGCTCCCCGA ATTACCAGCAATAATAAGTCTCTAACGGATGATGAAAAATCTGCTTTGGTGGAGAAAGATCCAAATCTTCTCAACTCTTTGTTATCATTACCAATGAGTGATTCAGTGCCTTTATCGGAAATAGATCTTGATGTGAAAAATGTGGAAAATGAAGTTGTGGAAGAAGCTCCTGTGTCCCCTACTCATTATAAAACTTTGCCTGCTGGAGGATTGAAAAGTTTAAGATCTGACAACTCTCATATCATCCACGACAGCACCATTAAGGACAAGTGTGGAAATGTTGTTCACCTCCGAAGAAAGCCTCGAGTACAAAAATCGAAGTTACGAAGGAGATGCTCCATAAATGGACACTTTTACAACAGAgag acaAGCATATTTACACCAGCTCATGGTAGTGTGACCAGTGTCTGGGTAACAAGTTTGGTTACTGCACCTGAAGTAATAAATATGCTGTTGGACAAGTTCAAAGTTGTTAACAATCCTAGTGATTTTGCCCTATACATTGTTAGAGATACTGGTG aaaGAAGATGCATTCAAGAACATGAGTATCCTCTGTTGGTTAGATGTATGCTGGGGCCTAGTGAAGATGTTGCTAAGGtgtttataatgaataaatatcagGCCAAAGAAGTTACTTGTGAG gttgcgcagtatttaaattttactgaaactgAGCTGAAgatgtttttacataaatttaatgaagaagAGAAGCGGGAAGCTCAAAAAATAACCATGAA gtatgaagaaaagaaatgtagACTTCAATGTCGAATTGAtgaattgaaagaaattcaaGAAACAGGCCTTTAA